From the genome of Gilliamella sp. wkB7, one region includes:
- a CDS encoding T6SS effector BTH_I2691 family protein, whose amino-acid sequence MASIDELIKLIAAAKIKENDSGRRCPKCQEKEGDLIVLPTRLSVSGYLAKNRMIKNNLKANVEVPPLPDFAQEMVKNLPLEHSNYCIQMLRQGYLYVLVDYKNGKKEWRAFSSSPEGCLTEFENINTIPSIPPDYNCNIATDGADASYISFKNSKDIYKIHFIFSPNKITNERLEFYLTTPEFELEGMTPEQIRSGQRSIKDEALLSNILEFSTAIEIAEQEAFLRSKLPYEFKFGERDSANKQLQLTHYIYTNRATFFDKDIQKYYGRYLSLCKKLNARKGAAIVVNDAIGITQSLNNRRNEALEKKMKPWMEAIDNEGISNEHRLIVKKQLDEFKKSFHDRRIKKLIQSYSKSVEQQKKQNTKAMQGIYIPEGLKNQSNKILDKSEEWYNENVESIYTQELAEKEFQKKYWSRLSQEKFNKFENDFKEKSEQAEKLAELRTKDYIKWLKSEQLITALDLYDESKKLDGIMFQFQMSMCLHGTSSSPEITDILDQWWNASQITRDNLVMRTYLFNNKSLIDDINQYLDIQRSIAIIDAPETDETDPNVNKAIELLNNLTEHINTVGSIIDQLAERGFPIAILSLTLTDLVRNFLRITVSSAEVRLHNAVGNLIISSLNRTATNMYDMGYNINRVRFSATAKRGVPQLENIAQENFRNADLVNTRFAIVLLGFSAYDSYQKFKTGHIDNIREVAEFLTSTVTSIAAALQVYISTIEYSIGNKPNSKIGHVTINAFGRLFLWSASISTIAGGVMAVLDFIDGYETSKKDKDIIATAYFARGLATLALSIGQFVTVLGTLAPWLDRIVSYSTERTIWVKIADLGLSIGRFALRSALVIGRIVFMASFIILIVSFVLIINDDNALQKWFDRCCFGKEPDREKFVDLTEELSTWNQAITETL is encoded by the coding sequence ATGGCATCAATAGATGAATTAATTAAATTAATAGCAGCTGCGAAAATTAAGGAGAACGATTCTGGTAGGCGGTGTCCAAAATGTCAAGAAAAAGAAGGCGATTTAATTGTTCTACCAACTCGGTTATCAGTTAGCGGTTATTTAGCTAAAAACCGTATGATAAAAAATAATCTTAAAGCTAATGTAGAAGTCCCTCCTTTACCAGATTTTGCTCAAGAAATGGTAAAAAATTTACCATTAGAACACTCTAATTATTGTATACAAATGCTTAGACAAGGTTATTTATATGTGCTTGTTGACTATAAAAATGGTAAGAAAGAGTGGCGAGCATTTTCTTCCAGCCCTGAAGGATGTCTAACAGAGTTTGAAAATATTAATACGATACCCTCGATTCCCCCTGATTATAATTGCAATATAGCTACTGACGGAGCGGATGCTTCATATATCAGCTTTAAAAATAGTAAAGATATCTATAAAATTCATTTTATTTTTAGTCCAAATAAAATAACTAATGAACGGTTAGAGTTTTACCTGACTACTCCAGAATTCGAACTAGAAGGCATGACACCAGAGCAAATACGAAGTGGTCAGAGATCGATAAAAGATGAAGCTTTACTTTCAAATATACTAGAGTTTTCAACGGCAATAGAGATTGCTGAACAAGAGGCTTTTTTGCGCAGTAAATTGCCTTATGAATTTAAATTTGGAGAACGGGATAGTGCTAACAAACAACTTCAATTAACTCATTACATATATACAAATCGCGCCACTTTTTTTGATAAAGATATTCAGAAATATTATGGTCGTTATTTATCACTCTGTAAAAAATTAAACGCTCGCAAAGGCGCTGCAATTGTAGTTAACGATGCGATAGGAATTACACAAAGTTTAAATAATCGTCGTAACGAAGCACTTGAAAAAAAAATGAAACCCTGGATGGAAGCTATAGATAATGAAGGGATTTCGAATGAACATCGTCTAATTGTTAAAAAACAACTTGATGAATTTAAAAAGTCATTTCATGATCGCCGTATAAAAAAGTTAATACAGAGTTACTCGAAATCGGTTGAGCAGCAAAAAAAACAGAATACTAAAGCAATGCAAGGTATTTATATTCCTGAAGGTCTTAAAAACCAAAGTAATAAAATACTTGATAAGAGTGAAGAATGGTATAACGAAAATGTGGAATCTATCTATACACAAGAGCTAGCAGAGAAAGAGTTTCAAAAAAAATATTGGAGTCGTTTATCACAAGAAAAATTTAATAAATTTGAAAATGATTTTAAAGAAAAATCAGAACAAGCTGAAAAACTTGCAGAGCTAAGAACTAAAGACTACATAAAATGGTTAAAATCGGAGCAATTGATTACAGCATTAGATCTTTATGATGAAAGCAAAAAACTCGACGGAATTATGTTTCAATTTCAGATGAGTATGTGCCTACATGGAACAAGCAGTTCGCCAGAAATTACCGATATACTTGACCAATGGTGGAATGCATCGCAAATAACCCGTGATAACTTAGTTATGCGTACATACCTTTTTAACAATAAAAGTTTAATTGATGACATCAATCAATATTTAGATATACAACGATCAATTGCGATAATTGATGCTCCTGAAACAGATGAGACTGATCCCAATGTTAATAAAGCAATTGAACTATTAAATAACCTTACTGAACATATTAATACAGTAGGTTCTATTATAGATCAACTAGCAGAACGAGGATTTCCAATAGCAATATTATCCTTGACATTAACAGATTTAGTAAGAAATTTTTTAAGAATTACTGTATCGAGTGCAGAGGTGCGTCTCCACAATGCCGTGGGGAATCTTATCATAAGTTCGCTTAATCGAACCGCGACTAATATGTATGATATGGGTTATAATATTAATCGTGTAAGATTTTCAGCTACGGCTAAACGAGGTGTTCCGCAACTTGAAAATATTGCACAAGAAAACTTCCGAAATGCTGATTTAGTCAATACTCGTTTTGCTATCGTCTTACTTGGATTCAGCGCTTACGATTCATACCAAAAATTTAAAACAGGTCATATTGATAATATTCGGGAAGTAGCTGAATTCCTTACATCGACTGTGACAAGCATTGCTGCCGCCTTACAGGTATATATAAGCACAATTGAATATAGCATTGGTAACAAACCAAATTCTAAAATTGGACATGTTACTATTAATGCCTTTGGTCGGTTGTTTTTGTGGTCGGCAAGTATATCTACGATAGCTGGAGGGGTAATGGCCGTATTAGATTTTATTGATGGCTATGAAACAAGCAAAAAAGATAAGGACATTATTGCCACTGCTTATTTTGCGAGAGGGCTGGCAACTTTGGCGCTTAGTATTGGGCAATTTGTAACTGTATTGGGTACGCTTGCACCATGGTTAGATAGGATTGTTAGTTATAGTACAGAACGAACCATTTGGGTGAAAATAGCTGATTTGGGGCTTTCGATTGGACGCTTTGCACTTAGAAGTGCCCTTGTTATAGGTAGAATTGTATTTATGGCTTCATTTATTATACTAATTGTTTCGTTTGTGCTTATTATTAATGATGACAATGCACTTCAAAAATGGTTTGATCGCTGCTGTTTTGGCAAGGAACCAGACCGTGAAAAATTTGTAGATTTAACTGAAGAATTATCAACCTGGAATCAAGCTATTACGGAGACATTATAG
- a CDS encoding DUF6708 domain-containing protein yields the protein MYIGEYLLWFGNSIKKETRKKLEMGYSSSDMKLSEVEKDWTKESVSNNPRAIGPYYAYNKRYLEIRGGMFENFRGIITWISLLIFFIPLTSGFNFIYSIRMLFNNQTDEIGGYVITLIFFGIICFISLYLCIRYFRYVYRLELFTVRHIRVRFNRVTRQVYIQRPKYCGGTVVFKWDHIMPGNFGDSGSDMNGTNMVNLIVFHPYKTGFPIAHSVGIGKNTYKGQDYKDEWEFIRRYMEDGPENLPKPRLSTHLPMPFHGLGGHISPMIHAAQNSKSIVMYLLLIPVFLILLPVYTTGYFISECLCWQPRWPKVIRQAGKKGKPIPKETTLSDYPPDVQKGILESRLEWCVLDEKTGKYVDYGN from the coding sequence ATGTATATCGGTGAATATTTATTATGGTTTGGCAACTCCATAAAAAAAGAAACGCGAAAAAAATTAGAAATGGGTTATAGCAGTAGTGATATGAAACTCAGCGAAGTTGAAAAGGATTGGACTAAAGAGTCAGTCAGTAATAACCCAAGAGCCATTGGCCCATATTATGCTTATAATAAACGCTATCTCGAGATTCGTGGTGGAATGTTTGAAAATTTTCGTGGAATTATTACTTGGATTAGTCTATTAATTTTTTTTATTCCTTTAACTTCAGGTTTTAATTTTATATATAGTATTAGAATGTTGTTTAATAATCAGACAGATGAAATAGGAGGCTATGTTATCACTTTAATTTTTTTTGGAATTATTTGTTTTATCTCTTTATATTTATGCATCCGCTATTTCCGTTATGTTTATCGATTGGAACTGTTTACCGTACGCCATATACGGGTACGGTTTAATCGGGTAACAAGGCAAGTTTATATTCAGCGCCCTAAATATTGTGGCGGTACTGTCGTATTTAAATGGGATCATATTATGCCGGGTAACTTTGGTGACAGTGGTTCGGATATGAATGGCACCAATATGGTGAATTTAATTGTTTTTCATCCTTATAAAACGGGTTTTCCTATTGCTCACTCAGTCGGGATAGGGAAAAATACCTATAAAGGTCAAGACTATAAAGATGAATGGGAATTTATTCGCCGTTATATGGAAGATGGGCCAGAAAATTTACCCAAACCAAGACTTAGCACCCATTTACCAATGCCATTTCATGGATTAGGTGGCCATATCAGCCCGATGATCCACGCAGCACAAAATTCAAAAAGCATAGTGATGTATCTGTTATTAATCCCGGTATTTTTAATTCTATTACCCGTTTACACGACAGGTTATTTTATATCGGAATGCTTATGCTGGCAGCCACGTTGGCCAAAAGTGATTAGGCAAGCAGGCAAAAAAGGCAAACCCATACCCAAAGAAACAACCTTATCAGACTATCCACCTGATGTGCAAAAAGGCATTTTAGAGAGCCGATTAGAGTGGTGTGTTTTGGATGAAAAAACAGGAAAATATGTTGATTACGGAAACTGA
- a CDS encoding DUF6708 domain-containing protein yields the protein MYIGEYLLWFGNSIKKETRKKLEMSHSSNDMKLSEVEKDWTKESVSNNPRAIGPYYAYNDRYLEIRGGMFENFRGIVTWISLLIFSAPVFSMLMALTIASRLYNHERGNVASGIFTIMFFLIVTSILIYLCIRYFRYVYRLELFTVRHIRVRFNRVTRQVYIQRPKYCGGTVVFKWDHIMPGNFGDSGSDMNGTNMVNLIVFHPYKTGFPIAHSVGIGKNTYKGQDYKDEWEFIRRYMEDGPENLPKPRLSTHLPMPFHGLGGHISPMIHATQNSKSIVMYLLLIPVFLILLPVYTTGYFISECLCWQPRWPKVIRQAGKKGKPIPKETTLSDYPPDVQKGILESRLEWCVLDEKTGKYVDYGNSD from the coding sequence ATGTATATCGGTGAATATTTATTATGGTTTGGCAACTCCATAAAAAAAGAGACACGAAAAAAATTAGAAATGAGTCATAGCAGTAATGATATGAAACTCAGCGAAGTTGAAAAAGATTGGACTAAAGAGTCAGTCAGTAATAACCCAAGAGCCATTGGTCCGTACTATGCCTATAACGATCGCTATCTCGAGATTCGTGGTGGAATGTTTGAAAATTTTCGAGGGATTGTTACTTGGATAAGTTTATTGATATTTTCTGCTCCTGTATTTAGCATGTTAATGGCATTAACAATAGCTTCAAGGCTATATAATCATGAAAGAGGAAATGTTGCTTCTGGTATATTTACAATAATGTTTTTTTTAATAGTTACTTCAATTTTAATATATTTGTGCATCCGCTATTTCCGTTATGTCTATCGATTGGAACTATTTACCGTACGCCATATACGGGTACGGTTTAATCGGGTAACAAGGCAAGTTTATATTCAGCGTCCTAAATATTGCGGCGGTACTGTCGTATTTAAATGGGATCATATTATGCCGGGTAACTTTGGTGACAGTGGTTCGGATATGAATGGCACCAATATGGTGAATTTAATTGTTTTTCATCCTTATAAAACGGGTTTTCCTATTGCTCACTCAGTCGGGATAGGGAAAAATACCTATAAAGGTCAAGACTATAAAGATGAATGGGAATTTATTCGCCGCTATATGGAAGATGGGCCAGAAAATTTACCCAAACCAAGACTTAGCACCCATTTACCAATGCCATTTCATGGATTAGGTGGTCATATCAGCCCGATGATCCACGCAACACAAAATTCAAAAAGCATAGTGATGTATCTGTTATTAATCCCGGTATTTTTAATTCTATTACCCGTTTACACGACAGGTTATTTTATATCGGAATGCTTATGCTGGCAGCCACGTTGGCCAAAGGTGATTAGGCAAGCAGGCAAAAAAGGCAAACCCATACCCAAAGAAACAACCTTATCAGACTATCCACCTGACGTACAAAAAGGCATTTTAGAGAGCCGATTAGAGTGGTGCGTTTTGGATGAAAAAACCGGAAAATACGTTGATTACGGTAATAGTGATTAA
- a CDS encoding DUF4123 domain-containing protein, producing MIKNIAETDISNIIAKQMNRFGKVYLLIDPKINDDFFFEHNFEFESIVPIRDRQDTVSQDHECLQLCTIRKGVSYVDQVISELKNNQSAAIALIISPYSVKNIQNHISNAMFMSYKAKCYFLRFYDPYVLKHLVNILNKKQLNQLLGVTQYWYYWQNSYIELHHKPELILSDIDYEITTNQWQKINIAQAYNAYEYQMMRQQNSPLSGSQQNTLTLILDWIYKASFNTPEQQKMDYIVNHVMEKSEQFFRKTTYNQFSNMMKNSNIHQIKKYLQQLEQE from the coding sequence ATGATTAAAAACATAGCAGAAACAGATATCAGTAATATTATAGCTAAGCAAATGAATCGATTTGGCAAGGTATATTTATTAATTGATCCAAAAATTAACGATGATTTTTTCTTTGAGCATAATTTTGAATTTGAATCAATTGTACCAATTCGAGATAGACAAGATACGGTTTCACAGGATCATGAATGTTTGCAGCTATGTACAATAAGGAAAGGAGTAAGTTATGTTGATCAAGTGATTAGTGAGTTAAAGAATAATCAATCGGCTGCAATTGCTTTAATTATTTCACCGTACAGTGTGAAAAACATACAAAATCATATTAGTAATGCTATGTTTATGTCGTATAAAGCTAAATGTTATTTTTTAAGATTTTATGACCCATATGTCTTAAAACATTTAGTAAATATCTTAAATAAAAAACAATTAAATCAATTATTAGGCGTTACTCAATATTGGTACTATTGGCAAAATAGTTATATCGAATTACATCACAAACCAGAATTAATACTGTCAGATATTGATTATGAAATAACAACAAATCAATGGCAAAAAATTAACATTGCTCAAGCTTATAACGCTTATGAATATCAAATGATGAGACAACAAAATTCTCCTTTGTCAGGGAGTCAACAAAACACTCTAACATTGATTTTAGACTGGATTTATAAGGCCTCATTTAATACGCCAGAACAACAAAAAATGGATTATATTGTTAATCATGTTATGGAAAAATCTGAACAATTCTTTCGGAAAACAACCTACAATCAATTTTCCAATATGATGAAAAATAGTAATATTCATCAAATTAAAAAATATTTGCAACAATTAGAGCAGGAATAA